In the Peptoclostridium acidaminophilum DSM 3953 genome, one interval contains:
- the mutL gene encoding DNA mismatch repair endonuclease MutL, giving the protein MNNKIKLLDSSTINKIAAGEVVERPAAVVKELVENSLDASAGRIIVEIVNSGKEYIRITDDGHGIDPQDVESAFLRHATSKISEVEDLEKINSLGFRGEALASIVAVSKLDIITKTAYCQTGLKLSYEFGRLKSKDEVAAAEGTTIIVKDIFQNVPARKKFLKSDRAELVSISDIIDKIAIGHSNVKFEYTSNGKRMLSTPGDGKMLSAIRAVHGKDVMSSLIELEHECPGCTVSGYISSNSAYRSSRSCQYFFVNGRSVRSDMLSDCIQTAYRELLPIGKHAMCFINIDIRPDMVDVNIHPTKLEVKFTNEESLSACLKEGIGRALKGKELIPKYKTPAPTVVASTSFGIMPSEEPIDIESYVQSMQTSDMFSGEARREANDEAHVKTKKETVVREDFGPINKIAEQAYDFKSSDRVIKKPEHEPKPAYHTCTSERKSCNEIKELISIGVFLNTYVVAQRGTSLFLIDQHAAHERILYEKYMSQFESHAVSSQVLLEPIILELSNSDMIMMEENIECFAGFGFEAESFGSNAIIIRAVPNIFGKPESEKFALELIESIGAISSSYELKRAEIAQVACKAAVKANDRLDSVAVARLLEELSLCENPYTCPHGRPVIVEISKREIEKMFKRIV; this is encoded by the coding sequence TTGAATAACAAGATAAAGTTGCTTGACAGCAGCACAATAAACAAGATAGCCGCAGGAGAGGTCGTCGAAAGACCTGCAGCGGTTGTAAAGGAGCTTGTTGAAAACTCGCTGGATGCAAGTGCCGGTCGAATAATAGTCGAGATTGTCAATTCGGGCAAGGAATATATTCGAATAACGGATGACGGGCACGGCATTGACCCGCAGGATGTAGAATCAGCTTTCCTAAGGCATGCGACAAGCAAGATATCGGAAGTTGAGGATCTTGAAAAGATAAACTCTCTGGGCTTTAGGGGCGAGGCGCTGGCGAGCATAGTAGCGGTGTCGAAGCTGGACATAATCACAAAGACCGCCTACTGCCAGACGGGGCTCAAGCTCTCATACGAGTTTGGCAGGCTAAAGAGCAAGGACGAAGTGGCTGCAGCTGAAGGCACAACAATAATAGTAAAGGATATTTTCCAAAATGTGCCTGCAAGGAAAAAATTTCTAAAATCAGACAGGGCAGAGCTCGTATCAATAAGCGATATAATCGACAAGATAGCAATAGGCCACTCAAACGTGAAATTTGAATATACAAGCAACGGTAAAAGGATGCTCTCAACGCCAGGTGATGGCAAAATGCTTAGCGCCATAAGAGCTGTACACGGCAAGGATGTGATGTCGAGCCTCATAGAGCTAGAGCATGAATGCCCGGGCTGCACGGTAAGCGGTTATATATCAAGCAACTCGGCATACAGGAGCAGCAGAAGCTGTCAGTACTTCTTTGTCAATGGCAGATCTGTACGCTCGGACATGCTGAGTGATTGCATACAAACCGCCTACAGGGAGCTGCTGCCTATAGGAAAGCACGCCATGTGCTTTATAAATATAGACATAAGACCGGATATGGTGGATGTCAACATACATCCCACAAAGCTCGAGGTTAAGTTCACGAACGAGGAGTCGCTCTCGGCTTGCTTGAAGGAAGGGATTGGCCGCGCACTAAAAGGCAAGGAGCTTATACCTAAATATAAAACGCCTGCGCCCACCGTAGTAGCATCCACCAGCTTTGGAATCATGCCTTCCGAGGAGCCAATAGACATAGAAAGCTATGTGCAGAGCATGCAAACCTCTGATATGTTTTCAGGCGAAGCACGCAGGGAGGCGAACGATGAGGCTCATGTCAAGACGAAGAAAGAGACGGTCGTGCGTGAAGATTTTGGTCCCATTAATAAAATAGCTGAGCAAGCATATGATTTCAAATCAAGCGATCGAGTAATTAAAAAGCCAGAGCATGAACCAAAGCCAGCATACCATACCTGCACAAGTGAGCGCAAAAGCTGCAATGAAATAAAAGAACTGATTTCAATAGGTGTTTTTCTGAACACGTATGTGGTGGCACAGCGCGGGACATCCCTGTTTCTTATAGACCAGCATGCCGCCCACGAGAGGATACTATACGAAAAATACATGAGCCAGTTTGAATCGCACGCGGTATCAAGCCAGGTCCTCTTGGAGCCTATAATACTCGAGCTTTCCAATTCCGACATGATAATGATGGAGGAAAATATAGAGTGTTTTGCGGGTTTTGGATTCGAAGCGGAATCATTCGGAAGCAACGCCATAATAATCCGAGCAGTGCCCAATATATTCGGCAAGCCCGAATCCGAGAAGTTCGCACTAGAGCTTATAGAATCAATAGGTGCTATAAGCAGCTCTTATGAGCTTAAAAGGGCAGAGATAGCCCAAGTTGCATGCAAGGCCGCAGTCAAGGCTAACGACAGACTCGACTCTGTGGCCGTTGCAAGGTTGCTTGAGGAGCTCTCACTATGTGAGAATCCGTACACGTGTCCTCATGGAAGACCTGTAATAGTTGAAATAAGCAAGAGGGAAATAGAGAAAATGTTTAAGCGCATAGTATAG
- a CDS encoding methionine gamma-lyase family protein, translating into MLSASYGIEESILEMAREVEQSIRGEFSKIEEICEFNQYKVLSAMQRSKLSDTHFSWATGYGYGDIGRSKTEEIYSYVFNTEDAIVRPNIVNGTHALSLCLFGTLRPGDEMLSCTGKPYDTLEGVIGIKETRGSLSELGVTYKQVDLLEDGNSDLEAIKAGIKENTRMAYIQRSKGYSWRKSLSIEDIRVICEAVRSVKQDIVIMVDNCYGEFLEKLEPTDVGADIMAGSLIKNPGGGLALTGGYIVGKKDLVEDISYRLTCPGIGKECGLTFGTTRTVLQGLFLAPHVVSQAIKGAIFCAKLFENLGYEVLPKPGGQRSDIIQSVMLKDESEVVSFCKGIQSAAPVDSFVSPEPWDMPGYDSKVIMAAGAFIQGSSIELSADAPIKPPYAVYFQGGLTYEHSKLGAMMACSSMLKSAANSQKK; encoded by the coding sequence ATGCTTAGCGCTTCATACGGCATAGAAGAAAGCATACTGGAAATGGCCAGGGAAGTAGAACAGAGCATCAGGGGAGAATTCAGTAAAATAGAGGAGATATGCGAGTTCAACCAGTACAAGGTACTCTCGGCAATGCAAAGGTCAAAGCTTAGCGACACTCACTTTTCGTGGGCTACAGGCTATGGCTACGGTGACATTGGAAGGAGCAAGACAGAAGAGATATATTCGTATGTGTTCAACACGGAAGACGCGATAGTGAGACCTAACATAGTCAATGGCACGCACGCCCTGTCGCTTTGCCTCTTTGGAACTCTAAGACCAGGAGACGAGATGCTTTCATGCACAGGAAAGCCATACGATACGCTAGAAGGTGTAATAGGAATCAAGGAGACAAGAGGGTCACTAAGCGAATTGGGTGTGACATACAAGCAGGTTGACCTGCTTGAGGATGGAAACAGCGATCTGGAAGCCATAAAAGCGGGCATTAAAGAGAATACAAGGATGGCTTACATACAAAGGTCAAAGGGCTACAGCTGGAGGAAGTCGCTGAGTATAGAGGATATAAGGGTAATATGCGAGGCGGTAAGGAGTGTAAAGCAGGACATAGTAATAATGGTTGACAACTGCTATGGAGAGTTTCTGGAAAAACTAGAGCCCACGGATGTGGGGGCGGACATTATGGCGGGTTCCCTTATTAAAAATCCGGGAGGAGGATTGGCTCTTACCGGTGGATATATAGTAGGCAAAAAAGACCTGGTTGAAGACATATCATACAGGCTTACATGCCCGGGGATAGGCAAGGAGTGCGGATTGACATTCGGAACGACAAGGACTGTGCTTCAGGGACTATTTTTGGCTCCACACGTAGTTTCACAAGCAATCAAGGGGGCCATATTTTGCGCCAAGCTGTTCGAAAACTTGGGTTACGAGGTTTTGCCAAAGCCAGGTGGGCAAAGAAGCGACATAATACAGTCTGTAATGCTTAAGGACGAAAGCGAGGTTGTATCCTTTTGCAAGGGAATACAATCAGCTGCGCCTGTTGATTCGTTTGTATCCCCGGAGCCGTGGGACATGCCGGGCTACGACTCGAAGGTTATAATGGCTGCCGGGGCATTCATTCAGGGCTCATCCATAGAGCTTAGCGCGGATGCGCCCATAAAGCCGCCTTACGCTGTGTATTTCCAGGGAGGGCTGACATATGAGCATTCGAAACTCGGAGCTATGATGGCGTGCTCGAGCATGCTTAAGAGCGCTGCGAACTCTCAAAAAAAATAG
- the mutS gene encoding DNA mismatch repair protein MutS, whose translation MIDKLTPMMKQYMEIKEQHKDCILFFRLGDFYEMFFEDAETAAAILEIALTGKSCGLEERAPMCGVPYHAADSYIAKLIQSGLKVAICEQMEDPSATKGIVRREVVRIISPGTVLDDSYLETKKSNYLMAIYRDEHSGDYGVSYVDITVGELRCTHIGEGELQDEIIKVQPSEIIYNCDTCASFFKKHPQLCIAYINENSREHFLNDEELLFKYFSRTHIEGKGLSEPVQKSLVGLLSYIGLTQNHIAANISSINLYSSNDYMKLDSFTRRNLELTQTIMGNSKKGSLLHILDKTRTSMGGRLLKKWVDEPLLSREQIDSRLELVCELYSDFSLREDIAAELKGIYDIERLCGKIAFEKINPKELVNLKLSLSKVPLIKRLLMSSSCTKLKELSEDVDELDDIRGIIEAAILDEPSYSSKDGNIIKSSYDPKVGELRELTQNGARLIRSIEEKEREATGIKSLKIGYNKVFGYYIDITKTNLRQTEVPEGYTRKQTLSNSERFITQELKLAEEKILTAQDKIKNLEYEIFVEIRNKIYQSIGRLQATARTMAQLDALNSLASVAYDNGYVKPELNLEGLLDIKNGRHPVIEKMIGHENFIPNDISQSRIKDINIITGPNMAGKSTYMRQTALICLMAHIGSFVPADEARIALLDRIYTRVGASDDLSQGQSTFMVEMSEVAHILSNATKDSLVVLDEIGRGTSTYDGLSLAWAIVDYIHSSIRCKTLFATHYHELTELEAELERVQNFSVAVKEDGEDVIFLRKIVPGGTDKSYGIHVAKLAKLPAEVIEKSSSILSSLEETKIAHNKKSIASSGNLRPAETEIKVNDAQLDMFSYKKDALLKELTDMDIMKMTPIDAMNCLYRIQNEARTLGDDTFE comes from the coding sequence AAGCAGTACATGGAGATAAAGGAACAGCATAAGGACTGCATACTGTTTTTTCGACTCGGCGATTTTTATGAAATGTTTTTTGAAGACGCTGAAACAGCAGCAGCCATACTGGAAATAGCGCTGACCGGGAAAAGCTGCGGACTTGAAGAGAGAGCTCCAATGTGCGGCGTTCCGTATCACGCTGCCGATTCGTATATAGCAAAGCTCATTCAAAGCGGGCTTAAGGTGGCGATATGCGAGCAGATGGAGGATCCGTCTGCTACAAAGGGCATAGTAAGACGGGAAGTTGTCAGAATCATATCGCCCGGCACCGTACTTGACGATAGCTATCTTGAAACAAAGAAAAGCAACTACCTTATGGCCATATACAGGGACGAACACAGCGGTGATTATGGTGTGTCGTATGTAGACATAACAGTAGGTGAGCTACGCTGCACCCATATAGGAGAAGGCGAGCTGCAAGACGAAATCATAAAAGTGCAGCCCAGCGAAATAATATACAACTGCGATACATGTGCGTCATTTTTCAAGAAACATCCGCAGCTTTGCATTGCTTATATAAATGAGAATTCACGTGAGCATTTCCTGAACGATGAAGAATTGCTTTTCAAATATTTCAGCCGAACGCATATCGAAGGCAAGGGCCTGAGCGAACCGGTTCAAAAAAGTCTTGTGGGATTGCTTTCATATATAGGCTTGACTCAAAATCATATAGCAGCCAACATAAGCAGCATCAATCTCTACAGCAGCAACGACTATATGAAGCTCGACAGCTTTACAAGAAGAAATCTTGAGCTGACGCAGACTATAATGGGCAATTCAAAAAAAGGCTCGCTGCTCCACATACTGGACAAGACAAGGACAAGCATGGGTGGGAGACTCCTAAAGAAATGGGTGGACGAGCCGCTGCTTTCAAGGGAACAAATTGACAGCAGGCTGGAGCTTGTTTGCGAGCTCTACAGCGATTTTTCGTTGCGCGAGGACATAGCGGCAGAGCTTAAAGGAATATACGACATTGAAAGGCTCTGCGGCAAGATCGCCTTCGAAAAGATAAATCCAAAGGAGCTTGTAAATCTCAAGCTCTCGCTTTCAAAGGTGCCTCTAATAAAGAGGCTACTCATGAGCTCGAGCTGCACAAAGCTAAAGGAGCTCTCAGAGGATGTAGACGAGCTAGATGATATCCGTGGCATAATAGAAGCAGCCATACTAGACGAACCTTCCTACTCGTCAAAGGACGGTAACATAATAAAAAGCTCGTACGATCCAAAGGTCGGCGAGCTGCGCGAGCTCACTCAAAACGGTGCAAGGCTGATTCGCTCCATCGAGGAAAAAGAGCGGGAAGCCACAGGCATAAAATCGCTTAAGATCGGCTATAACAAGGTCTTTGGATACTACATCGACATAACAAAGACGAATCTTCGCCAGACAGAGGTGCCCGAAGGCTACACGAGAAAGCAGACGCTCAGCAATTCTGAAAGGTTCATAACGCAGGAGCTGAAGCTGGCAGAGGAAAAAATACTCACAGCACAGGACAAGATAAAGAACCTCGAATACGAGATTTTCGTTGAAATAAGAAACAAGATATACCAGAGCATCGGCAGGCTTCAGGCCACGGCCAGGACAATGGCGCAGCTTGACGCGCTCAACTCGCTTGCCAGCGTGGCATACGACAACGGCTATGTCAAGCCGGAGCTTAATCTGGAGGGGCTCCTTGATATAAAAAACGGAAGGCACCCCGTCATAGAAAAAATGATAGGTCATGAAAATTTCATACCTAACGATATAAGCCAGTCCAGGATAAAAGACATAAACATAATAACTGGCCCTAACATGGCCGGCAAATCGACATACATGAGACAGACGGCGCTTATTTGCCTTATGGCTCACATAGGCTCATTCGTTCCGGCAGACGAGGCAAGGATAGCCTTGCTCGACAGGATATATACCAGGGTCGGAGCAAGTGACGACCTTTCGCAAGGGCAGAGCACATTCATGGTTGAAATGTCAGAGGTGGCCCACATACTCAGCAACGCCACTAAAGACAGCCTGGTGGTGCTTGATGAGATTGGGCGCGGAACCAGCACATACGACGGACTTAGCCTGGCTTGGGCTATAGTTGATTATATCCACAGCAGCATCCGCTGCAAGACGCTCTTTGCCACCCACTACCATGAGCTCACTGAGCTTGAAGCTGAGCTTGAAAGGGTTCAAAACTTCTCCGTGGCCGTAAAGGAAGACGGCGAGGATGTTATATTCCTTAGAAAAATCGTGCCCGGAGGTACAGACAAGAGCTACGGAATACACGTGGCGAAGCTTGCAAAGCTTCCAGCAGAGGTAATTGAAAAATCAAGCAGCATACTCAGCAGCCTGGAGGAAACCAAGATAGCCCACAACAAGAAAAGCATCGCCTCTTCGGGGAATCTGCGTCCGGCCGAGACTGAAATAAAGGTGAATGATGCCCAGCTGGATATGTTCAGCTATAAAAAGGATGCTTTACTCAAGGAACTAACCGATATGGACATCATGAAAATGACACCTATTGACGCCATGAACTGCCTCTACAGGATTCAAAACGAGGCAAGAACGCTTGGGGATGATACTTTTGAATAA
- the miaA gene encoding tRNA (adenosine(37)-N6)-dimethylallyltransferase MiaA — MQKIPVIIIAGPTAVGKTRLSIEIAKHFNSSIISADSMQVYRQMDIGTAKPTADEMQGIRHFLIDEIDPWDDFSVAEYRRLACSYIDKISGDGKIPVVVGGTGLYINAIMYDMDFSGSSSNEDLRKDLSEYAQEHGAESLYSRLLELSPESAAGIHPNNVKRVIRALEIFYETGEGKKDFKSVPKLSDRYLPILIVLSRDRKRLYELIDLRVDMMMEAGLLEEVKSLITNGCDKNMVSMKGIGYKEIINYLEGLCTLEEAVAQIKMGSRRYAKRQLTWFRRYEFAKWIDVGEFEDHSSLLRFAIDYIEDILKKEK; from the coding sequence ATGCAAAAAATTCCTGTTATAATAATAGCAGGCCCTACGGCAGTCGGTAAAACCAGGCTTTCAATTGAAATTGCAAAGCATTTCAACTCCAGCATAATATCTGCCGACTCAATGCAGGTATACAGGCAAATGGATATTGGAACGGCAAAGCCTACGGCCGACGAAATGCAAGGAATAAGACACTTTCTTATAGACGAAATAGATCCCTGGGATGATTTTTCAGTGGCTGAGTACAGAAGGCTGGCATGCAGCTATATTGATAAAATAAGCGGTGATGGCAAAATACCTGTAGTAGTAGGCGGAACAGGTCTTTATATCAACGCTATAATGTATGACATGGATTTTTCCGGTTCCAGTTCAAATGAGGATTTGAGAAAGGATCTGTCAGAGTATGCACAGGAGCATGGAGCGGAAAGCCTCTATTCAAGGCTTCTTGAACTTTCGCCCGAAAGCGCCGCGGGCATACATCCAAACAATGTTAAACGGGTCATAAGGGCGCTTGAGATATTTTATGAAACAGGTGAAGGAAAGAAAGATTTCAAGTCGGTTCCAAAGCTTAGCGACAGGTACCTTCCGATTCTGATTGTACTCAGCAGGGACAGGAAAAGACTTTACGAGCTTATTGACCTTAGAGTTGACATGATGATGGAAGCGGGGCTTCTTGAAGAAGTGAAAAGCCTGATAACAAACGGGTGCGACAAAAATATGGTTTCAATGAAGGGAATAGGGTATAAAGAAATTATAAATTACCTGGAAGGGCTGTGCACGCTTGAAGAGGCTGTAGCCCAGATCAAAATGGGAAGCAGAAGGTACGCAAAGAGACAGCTGACATGGTTCAGGCGATATGAGTTTGCCAAATGGATAGATGTTGGAGAATTTGAGGATCACAGCTCATTGCTGAGATTTGCAATCGACTACATTGAAGATATACTAAAAAAAGAAAAATAA
- the hfq gene encoding RNA chaperone Hfq, with protein sequence MKNSAINLQDYFLNQARKEKIIITIFLMNGVQLKGLVKGFDSYIVILETDGKQQMIYKHAISTIIPAQPINLTSNSSITAE encoded by the coding sequence TTGAAAAACAGCGCAATTAATCTGCAGGACTATTTTCTTAACCAGGCTAGAAAAGAAAAAATAATAATAACAATATTCCTTATGAACGGTGTGCAGTTAAAGGGCCTGGTAAAGGGTTTCGACAGCTATATAGTGATTCTGGAGACGGACGGCAAGCAGCAAATGATATACAAACATGCCATATCGACAATAATACCTGCTCAACCAATCAACCTGACAAGCAATTCAAGTATTACTGCTGAATAG
- a CDS encoding type I glutamate--ammonia ligase has protein sequence MLRHLNEDIYSSLLYCIPKNQHDEESIKNALLSHPEVEFVSLAGVDLGGQETDEKIPVELFLEDISEFLKAGIQTDGSSVYLPEIASLNDAKVMILPDKDINWYVDYNFDNVNTANYKPVGTLRIPAFLKHGSEQVGSRDILKRAIENFKTEVVEIIKENPHVLEEVGIASFDDIEDVIITSATEMEFWVNTPTDTVDEEQLSISQSLKEQYWKRTRGEVRTALERTIWFMGKYGFEPEMGHKEVGGVRRRIGLGREGHFMEQLEIDWKYSEAMQAADNDIFVRDLIEDIFNFCGLEVTFDAKPNEGVAGSGKHTHLGIAAKLKSGKFVNLFSPKDMKSEYMTSIGYGALMGILRNYEVINPFVSSTNDALNRLKPGFEAPVCIVTSLGRSKEEPSRNRSILIGLIKDFNNPLATRFELRAPNPHSNTHLVISACLQGMIDGIRAVFDQKATLAELEAELSKKYGDEGFYLEKFRQYRSEEDVYELSQEERNRLFGTPPRTVWDNIVSCKGGGEKRKTLYHNGVFTEKTVISFRYTAIQRWVNELLGRIIPNNMDIVRECKKVHTEGDISDLDVVMWNKINTMRWYLMKGSMDTDSLFARIKRNLEEKNFDQASELQVEMSEKITELKELYYAYKKNQF, from the coding sequence ATGTTAAGACATCTAAATGAAGATATTTATTCAAGCCTTTTATACTGTATTCCAAAAAATCAGCATGATGAGGAAAGTATTAAAAATGCGCTGCTTTCACATCCTGAAGTAGAATTTGTATCGTTGGCAGGAGTTGACCTTGGTGGTCAGGAAACCGATGAGAAGATCCCTGTGGAGCTTTTCCTTGAGGATATATCTGAATTTTTAAAAGCGGGAATACAAACTGACGGATCAAGCGTTTATCTGCCTGAAATAGCCAGTCTGAATGATGCAAAAGTAATGATACTTCCAGATAAAGATATAAACTGGTATGTGGACTACAACTTTGACAATGTAAACACTGCTAATTACAAGCCGGTGGGCACTCTCAGAATACCAGCTTTTCTAAAGCACGGCAGCGAGCAGGTGGGTTCAAGGGACATACTTAAAAGGGCAATCGAAAACTTTAAAACTGAAGTGGTTGAAATAATAAAGGAAAATCCGCACGTTCTTGAAGAGGTAGGAATAGCATCGTTCGACGATATTGAAGATGTAATAATAACTTCCGCTACCGAGATGGAGTTCTGGGTCAACACTCCGACGGATACCGTGGATGAGGAGCAGCTGTCGATTTCGCAAAGCCTCAAGGAGCAGTACTGGAAGAGGACAAGGGGCGAGGTTAGAACAGCCCTTGAAAGAACAATATGGTTCATGGGCAAGTATGGATTCGAGCCGGAGATGGGCCACAAAGAAGTGGGCGGAGTAAGGCGCAGAATAGGCCTTGGCAGAGAGGGCCACTTCATGGAGCAATTGGAGATTGACTGGAAATACAGCGAGGCCATGCAGGCGGCTGACAACGATATATTTGTAAGAGATCTTATCGAGGATATTTTCAACTTCTGCGGGCTGGAAGTTACATTCGATGCCAAGCCTAATGAGGGAGTGGCGGGCAGCGGCAAGCACACACACCTGGGAATAGCTGCAAAGCTAAAATCAGGCAAATTTGTCAACCTCTTCTCTCCAAAAGATATGAAGAGCGAGTACATGACAAGTATAGGATACGGAGCCCTTATGGGAATTCTTAGGAACTATGAGGTTATCAATCCTTTCGTATCATCTACCAACGATGCGCTCAACAGGCTAAAGCCAGGTTTCGAGGCTCCCGTATGTATTGTTACATCACTTGGAAGAAGCAAAGAAGAACCGTCAAGAAACAGATCAATACTCATAGGATTAATAAAAGACTTCAATAATCCTCTGGCTACAAGATTTGAGCTTAGGGCGCCAAATCCTCATTCCAATACGCACCTTGTAATATCGGCTTGTCTTCAGGGGATGATAGATGGAATAAGGGCTGTATTTGACCAAAAAGCGACTCTGGCTGAACTTGAAGCAGAACTTTCAAAGAAATATGGGGATGAAGGTTTCTATCTCGAAAAGTTCAGACAATACAGAAGTGAGGAAGATGTATACGAGCTTTCCCAGGAGGAAAGAAACAGGCTGTTTGGAACTCCACCAAGAACCGTATGGGATAACATAGTCTCATGCAAGGGCGGCGGTGAAAAGCGAAAAACACTCTACCACAACGGTGTGTTCACTGAAAAGACTGTAATATCCTTTAGATATACGGCAATACAAAGATGGGTAAACGAGCTTCTGGGCAGGATAATACCAAACAATATGGACATTGTCAGAGAATGTAAAAAAGTCCATACTGAGGGAGATATTTCCGACCTTGATGTTGTAATGTGGAACAAGATAAACACCATGAGATGGTATCTGATGAAGGGAAGCATGGACACTGATTCCCTCTTTGCAAGGATAAAAAGAAATCTTGAGGAAAAGAACTTCGACCAAGCTTCAGAGCTTC